Proteins encoded in a region of the Marinococcus sp. PL1-022 genome:
- a CDS encoding HD domain-containing protein, with amino-acid sequence MPVGNKKLPEEKVFKDPVHRYIHISDELIWDLVGTKEFQRLRRVRQLGTTFLTFHGAEHTRFNHSLGVYEIMRRIIEVFEGRPHWNGDEGLLCLSAALLHDIGHGPFSHSFEKVFNTDHEEWTRHIILGDTEVNTVLRRMGGDFPQQVADVIEKTHPNKLIVSMISSQIDADRMDYLQRDAFYTGVSYGHFDMERILRVMRPTEDQVVIKATGMHAVEDYIMSRYQMYWQVYFHPVTRSAEVILTKILQRVKDLKNEDYPFKYPPHHFESFFRGAITLEDYLDLDESVVMYYFLMWQKEEDTILQDLCRRFMNRRLFKYVEFDQHFMMNEWLRLQQLFADLGVDPAYYLVVDSSSDLPYDFYRPGEEEDRVPIHLLMPDRRLRELSRESDVVEAISGKKRTDHKLYYPSEILEEPGQEDTKQQIKDILHLKLGKVER; translated from the coding sequence ATGCCGGTTGGAAATAAGAAGCTTCCAGAAGAAAAAGTATTTAAGGACCCGGTCCACCGCTACATTCATATCAGCGATGAACTCATATGGGATCTGGTGGGAACAAAAGAATTTCAACGGCTGCGCCGCGTCCGCCAGCTTGGAACGACGTTTCTGACGTTTCACGGAGCGGAGCATACCCGTTTCAACCATTCCCTGGGCGTGTATGAAATCATGCGCAGGATTATCGAGGTGTTTGAAGGTCGTCCGCACTGGAATGGGGACGAAGGACTGCTTTGCCTGAGTGCGGCGCTTCTTCATGATATCGGCCACGGGCCATTTTCCCATTCGTTTGAAAAAGTGTTTAACACGGACCACGAAGAATGGACGCGCCATATTATTCTGGGAGATACTGAAGTAAACACCGTGCTCCGCCGGATGGGCGGGGATTTTCCTCAGCAGGTCGCAGATGTAATTGAAAAAACCCATCCGAATAAGCTGATTGTCAGTATGATCAGCAGCCAGATTGATGCGGACCGGATGGATTATCTGCAGCGGGATGCCTTTTATACCGGGGTCAGCTACGGTCATTTTGATATGGAGCGTATACTCCGAGTCATGAGGCCGACCGAAGATCAGGTGGTTATTAAGGCAACCGGCATGCATGCGGTCGAGGATTATATTATGAGCCGGTACCAGATGTACTGGCAGGTGTATTTCCATCCGGTAACAAGAAGTGCGGAAGTGATACTGACAAAAATCCTGCAGCGCGTCAAAGATCTTAAAAACGAGGATTATCCGTTTAAATACCCTCCGCACCATTTTGAAAGCTTTTTCCGCGGGGCCATTACGCTTGAGGATTATCTGGACCTCGACGAATCGGTCGTTATGTATTATTTTTTGATGTGGCAGAAGGAAGAAGATACAATTCTGCAGGATCTGTGCCGCCGCTTCATGAACAGGCGTCTGTTTAAATATGTGGAATTCGACCAGCACTTTATGATGAATGAATGGCTGCGACTGCAGCAGCTGTTTGCAGATCTTGGTGTGGATCCTGCATATTATCTGGTCGTCGATTCTTCGTCGGATCTGCCGTATGATTTCTACCGGCCCGGTGAGGAAGAGGACCGGGTGCCTATTCATCTTTTGATGCCGGACCGCCGTCTCCGCGAATTGTCGAGAGAGTCAGATGTGGTAGAGGCGATTTCGGGTAAAAAGCGGACCGACCATAAATTATACTATCCGTCAGAAATTCTCGAGGAGCCCGGGCAGGAAGATACAAAGCAGCAGATTAAGGACATCCTTCATTTAAAATTGGGGAAAGTAGAACGGTAA
- a CDS encoding dicarboxylate/amino acid:cation symporter translates to MNKKLTIWILIALVAGVIAGIILSFGPDSVYNPIDTYLLYPVGEIFLNLITMLVVPIVFVSITLGAAALNPRDLGRIGGKTIVFYLATTAIALTIGVIVAYVLQPGAGGDFDIQNASYNAEEAPSITDTLLGIIPDNPVQAMAEANMLQIIAFGIFIGISLAMLGSKVSMVTKFFEQLNDILMFLVTIVMYTAPFGAFALIASAIGEAGLDGLQSILMYALAVILALVLQAAIVYTLAISLLGKGNPLTFFREFFPAMAVAFSLSSSSGTLPISMRMAQERLKVSKPVSSFVQPLGSTINMDGTGIMQSVAAVFIAQAYSIDLSFTQVIVIILTATLASIGTAGVPGVGLIMLSLVLTQVGLPVEGIALIIGIDRLLDMLRTSLNVTGDAVCAFVIDRSEKRKRGEEVEHMGKE, encoded by the coding sequence ATGAACAAGAAATTGACGATTTGGATTTTAATCGCGCTTGTCGCAGGTGTGATTGCAGGAATCATTCTAAGCTTTGGACCGGACAGCGTCTACAATCCAATAGATACATACTTACTGTATCCTGTCGGCGAAATTTTCCTTAATTTAATTACGATGCTCGTAGTACCGATTGTGTTCGTTTCGATTACGCTCGGGGCAGCGGCTTTGAATCCGAGAGATCTCGGACGGATCGGCGGTAAGACGATTGTGTTTTACCTTGCAACTACGGCGATTGCGCTCACCATCGGCGTGATTGTTGCTTATGTACTTCAGCCGGGAGCCGGCGGGGACTTTGACATTCAAAACGCCAGCTATAACGCAGAAGAAGCGCCTTCCATCACTGACACCCTGCTTGGCATTATTCCGGACAATCCGGTACAGGCGATGGCAGAGGCGAACATGCTGCAGATTATTGCCTTTGGGATCTTTATCGGTATTTCCCTTGCCATGCTTGGAAGTAAAGTTTCAATGGTAACGAAATTCTTTGAACAGCTGAATGATATTCTCATGTTTTTGGTTACGATTGTTATGTACACTGCGCCGTTCGGTGCCTTTGCCCTGATTGCTTCTGCCATTGGCGAAGCGGGGCTGGATGGTCTTCAGTCCATTTTAATGTATGCTCTCGCAGTTATTCTTGCTCTCGTGCTTCAGGCGGCTATAGTTTACACTCTTGCCATTTCTTTGCTCGGCAAGGGCAATCCGCTCACGTTCTTCAGGGAGTTTTTCCCGGCAATGGCCGTGGCCTTTAGTTTATCGAGCTCGAGTGGAACGCTGCCGATTTCGATGAGGATGGCCCAGGAACGACTGAAGGTAAGCAAACCGGTATCAAGCTTTGTTCAGCCGCTTGGTTCGACGATCAACATGGACGGTACCGGCATTATGCAGTCCGTGGCGGCGGTGTTTATTGCGCAGGCGTACAGCATCGATCTTTCCTTTACCCAGGTAATCGTCATTATCCTGACGGCAACTCTGGCAAGCATCGGTACTGCCGGCGTTCCAGGCGTGGGACTGATTATGCTTTCGCTCGTACTTACCCAGGTCGGGCTGCCAGTAGAAGGTATTGCTCTGATTATCGGTATCGACCGTCTGCTTGATATGCTCCGGACTTCCCTGAACGTGACAGGCGACGCCGTATGTGCGTTTGTAATTGACCGTTCAGAGAAACGAAAACGTGGAGAAGAAGTAGAGCATATGGGAAAAGAATGA